GACTACCGCGCCACGGCCGGCATCGACCTGGCCCACGACCGGGCCGACCGGGCCGCCGGGAACCGGCTGGCCATGCCGGTGACAGTGCTCCAGCAGGACTGGGGCTCGCTGCTCGGCTTCGACGCGGCGGCGCTGTGGGCGGCGTGGGCGCCGGACCTGCGGCACGTGCCGGTGCGGGCCGGGCACTTCATGGCCGAGGAGGCCCCGGACCTCGTCACCGGCGAGATCCGGGACCTGCTGGTCCGAGCCTGATCACCGTTACCCGCCGAAGACGTACTCCAGCGTGTAGGCGCTGGCGTCCAGCACCATCTCGTTGACCTCCACGCACCGTCGCGCGCCGGTGTACGCGAACCGGGTGACGGCAACCACCGGCGTACCCCGGGGCAGGGCCATCACCTCGGACTCGGCCGACGTCGGCATCCGGCACACGAGCGTCTCCCGGAACGTCTCCGGCCCCAGACCGGCATCGGTCATGCGCGCGTAGATCCCGCCCGGCCCCGGCCCGGTGTAACCGACCGCCGGGGCCGCAGCCACCACGTCCAGGGGAAGGTGGCTGGTAGCGGTCTGCACGATGCGATCCTCGACGGCGAAGCGGCGCGCGCGGGTCAGGACCGCCGCACCGGCCGGCACGCCGAGCGCCTCCGCGATCTCGGCGGAGGCGGGCGCCTCCTCGACGACGATGTCGACGACGCGAAGCCGGCCGTTCGTGTCGTGGTCCTGGATCGACTTGCCCTCACCCCACCAGGACCGCGAGAGGCGTCCAGGTGACGAGCGGACGACCCGCCCGAACGTACGGACGTAGAGGCCACGGCCATGCTTGGCGACGATCACGCCGTCCGCGCGCAGGATGTCGACGGCCTTGGCGACGGTGCCGGTGGGCACCCCGTAGCGCTGCGCGAGGTCCCGCACGGTCGGCAGCCGGTCGCCCTCCACCAGGCGGCGCTCTTCGATGTCCGCGCGGATCGCCTTGGCGACATCTCGATATGCGGGTTCACCCATGTGTTCACGCTACCCGTGTTCACCGTGAACACACCTTCAGTGTTCACCGTCCTCTGCTCAGACTGAGGCGGGATACGGCTCGGCGATCGGGAGGTCCCGGACCTCGTCACCGGCGAGATCCGGGACCCGCCGGTCAGAGCTTGATCACCATCTTGCCGGTGTTCTCCCCGCGCATCAGGCCGAGGAACGCCTCGGGCGCGTTCGCCAGGCCCTCGACCACCGTCTCCTGGGCGGAGATCTGACCGGCCCGCAGCCAGCCGCCGACCTCGGCGACGAACTCCGGCATCCGCTTGCTGTGGTTGCCGACGATGAAGCCGCGCAGGGTGAGCTCCTTGCCGATGGCCAGGGCCAGGTTGCGCGGCGCGGCCGGCGGGGCGGTGTCGTTGTACTGGGCGATGGCACCGCAGAGCGCGACCCGGCCGAACTTGTTCAACGACTTGATGGCGGCCTCCAGGTGGTCGCCGCCGACGTTGTCGAAGTAGACGTCGATGCCGTCCGGGGCGGCCGCCGCCAGCTGCTCCTTGACCGGGGCGTCC
This window of the Actinoplanes oblitus genome carries:
- a CDS encoding GntR family transcriptional regulator translates to MGEPAYRDVAKAIRADIEERRLVEGDRLPTVRDLAQRYGVPTGTVAKAVDILRADGVIVAKHGRGLYVRTFGRVVRSSPGRLSRSWWGEGKSIQDHDTNGRLRVVDIVVEEAPASAEIAEALGVPAGAAVLTRARRFAVEDRIVQTATSHLPLDVVAAAPAVGYTGPGPGGIYARMTDAGLGPETFRETLVCRMPTSAESEVMALPRGTPVVAVTRFAYTGARRCVEVNEMVLDASAYTLEYVFGG